The following are encoded in a window of Etheostoma spectabile isolate EspeVRDwgs_2016 unplaced genomic scaffold, UIUC_Espe_1.0 scaffold314, whole genome shotgun sequence genomic DNA:
- the numb gene encoding protein numb homolog isoform X1, with amino-acid sequence MNKLRQSFRRKKDVYVPESSRPHQWQTDEEAVRSGKCSFAVKYLGHVEVEESRGMHICEDAVKRLKTDRKFFKGFFAKAGKKPVRAVLWVSADGLRVVDDKTKDLILDQTIEKVSFCAPDRNFERAFSYICRDGTTRRWICHCFMAIKDSGERLSHAVGCAFAACLERKQKREKECGVTATFDANRTTFTREGSFRVTTATEAAEREEVMRQLQDAKKAENDVKVAGNSATSVTNSSAHQTGGSPSPSSSPPLSMSALGPQVIPRRHAPAEALARQGSFRGFPALSQKTSPFKRQMSLRMNELPSTMQRKSDFPIKNTVPEVEGESDSISSLCTQIASAFSGPPEDPFSSAPMPKPASSPQSPVAPVNGTAPAFSAAAAATANPPVLPPALPARDTNPWAKTPAGAPASAQPGSNWSSPTPVIVVPPTSSPSMSSHKRTPSEADRWLEEVTKSVRVPQPNPIVAAAQPPTQPFSAPVAMPVPSVPPVAFVSSLPSAVPMLPPRQPAFHTQAPASYPMPNGLPFPQPSVPVVGITPSQMVANVFGSATQPQPYPISASTTPQHDPQAVGNISPFIKQPQLNAVNPAPLQPSNGSVTFNGADSWAAPSQLAPSSPATQPPPQPQEDAFEAQWAALEGRSRQRTTASPTNPFSTELHKTFEIQL; translated from the exons GACAGGAAATTCTTCAAGGGATTCTTTGCTAAA gCTGGAAAGAAGCCAGTGCGCGCTGTGTTGTGGGTGTCGGCAGATGGTCTTCGTGTTGTAGACGACAAAACGAAG gACCTGATTCTGGACCAGACAATAGAGAAGGTGTCATTCTGCGCTCCGGACCGTAACTTTGAGAGGGCGTTCTCTTACATCTGCAGGGACGGCACCACGCGACGTTGGATCTGCCATTGTTTTATGGCCATTAAAGACTCA GGAGAGCGTCTCAGTCATGCTGTGGGTTGTGCATTCGCCGCCTGTCTGGAGCGAAAGCAGAAACGGGAGAAGGAGTGTGGGGTCACGGCAACCTTTGATGCCAACAGAACCACTTTCACCCGTGAGGGCTCATTTCGTGTTACTACGGCAACAGAGGCGGCAGAACGTGAGGAAGTTATGCGGCAGCTACAGGATGCTAAAAAAG CAGAGAACGATGTGAAGGTTGCTGGGAACTCTGCCACTAGTGTGACAAACTCCTCCGCACACCAGACGGGAGGCTCCCCATCCCCCTCGTCCTCCCCACCTCTCTCTATGTCCGCCCTGGGACCCCAGGTGATACCACGCAGACATGCACCGGCAGAGGCTCTGGCCAGGCAGGGCTCTTTCAGAGGCTTCCCGGCCCTTAGTCAGAAAACTTCTCCCTTCAAACGACAGATGTCCCTGCGCATGAACGAGCTGCCCTCCACCATGCAGCGCAAGTCTGACTTTCCAATAAAGAATACAG TCCCTGAAGTAGAAGGAGAAAGTGACAGCATCAGCTCCCTGTGCACTCAGATAGCCTCAGCATTCAGTGGACCCCCAGAGGACCCCTTCTCCTCAGCACCAATGCCCAAACCCGCTTCATCCCCACAGTCTCCTGTAGCACCAG TGAACGGCACAGCTCCTGccttctctgctgctgctgctgctactgctaaCCCCCCAGTTCTGCCCCCTGCTCTGCCTGCTCGAGACACTAACCCCTGGGCTAAGACCCCAGCAGGGGCACCGGCCTCAGCACAGCCAG GAAGTAACTGGTCATCCCCTACTCCGGTGATAGTGGTCCCCCCCACATCCTCCCCATCCATGTCctcacacaaacgcacaccATCAGAAGCAGACCGCTGGCTAGAAGAAGTCACCAAGTCTGTCCGAGTCCCGCAACCTAACCCCATTGTGGCAGCAGCCCAGCCGCCCACCCAGCCGTTCTCTGCCCCTGTGGCGATGCCTGTGCCGTCTGTTCCCCCGGTGGCCTTCGTGTCCTCTCTGCCCTCGGCCGTGCCCATGTTGCCCCCTCGCCAGCCGGCCTTCCACACTCAGGCTCCAGCTTCCTACCCGATGCCCAACGGGCTGCCGTTCCCTCAGCCTAGCGTGCCTGTGGTTGGCATCACTCCTTCACAGATGGTGGCTAATGTGTTTGGCTCAGCCACACAACCACAGCCATATCCCATCTCGGCCTCCACGACACCGCAGCATGATCCCCAGGCTGTCGGCAACATCAGCCCGTTCATCAAACAACCACAATTAAATGCAGTGAACCCTGCTCCCCTCCAGCCATCCAATGGTAGTGTGACCTTTAACGGGGCAGACAGTTGGGCTGCTCCGTCCCAACTCGCTCCATCCTCCCCGGCCACCCAGCCGCCCCCACAGCCGCAGGAAGATGCCTTTGAGGCCCAGTGGGCAGCCTTGGAGGGCCGCTCGCGCCAGCGCACCACAGCCTCCCCAACAAATCCTTTCTCCACTGAGCTGCACAAAACCTTTGAAATCCAGCTCTGA